One Oncorhynchus keta strain PuntledgeMale-10-30-2019 chromosome 11, Oket_V2, whole genome shotgun sequence DNA window includes the following coding sequences:
- the LOC118390186 gene encoding SLAIN motif-containing protein-like isoform X1, with amino-acid sequence MIVVLVLWVSVKSEEHWRIGEQFRPDIGMKQDIAALELVEVRKLHELVRRLEIQNESLTERRRNINTKNQALSGVLISCPSSPEEHLNCCDLPDPEPAEVNGGDGISPPPLESPRDTLVRQDGHVYDGCYTHLPHSDMLEETHRQGCIGSDELVVRDTEKRAEHSSLELVDLLDLEECCEVENEVSWLYESPKKGASAERSDVSPIKWCRQVLDNPSPETEVACRTLINILDQKTRWSSIFSRRYHRRPVAFPDTGHRCMGSPSPRYQRSTDRSQQTNKPNSSDGNDAILPPSMDENEPSFSDDSITMGYRLQDLTDVQIMARMQEESLRQDYASIPAAPTPFRGPGASMLSPSNYSYSDLEFDKYSLEDTVAYTPPPSQLPHYRRSPLGQSPREIAKPGYSSQLPRPPSQATTQSKLFKIAKSRKGLRSSMSNQDSPPRTSLRSLQAVRNSRNLEANGQLLTDHPTSRLTYPVAGSTRSPPGESSARLRSGGRSSSVSAKTLNSSDPPATGAARQSLRESFQALSIRGLPRAQSLIPSGLRIPCPSKDFSVGGYLSSHVYASPERSTTMAWGRLGQPANNHK; translated from the exons TCAGTGAAAAGTGAAGAACACTGGAGAATTGGAGAGCAGTTTAGGCCGGATATCGGGATGAAGCAGGACATTGCTGCACTGGAGCTGGTAGAAGTTCGAAAGTTACATGAATTAGTGCGGAGACTAGAAATTCAAAATGAATCTCTAACGGAGAGGCGAAGAAATATCAACACCAAAAACCAGGCTCTCTCTGGTGTGCTTATCAGCTGTCCCTCTTCACCGGAGGAACATCTAAATTGCTGTGATTTGCCAGACCCTGAACCAGCAGAGGTCAACGGTGGGGATGGTATATCTCCACCTCCTCTTGAAAGCCCCAGAGATACACTAGTGAGGCAGGATGGACACGTATATGATGGCTGTTATACACACTTGCCCCACAGTGACATGTTGGAAGAGACACACAGGCAGGGATGCATAGGGTCAGATGAGCTGGTGGTCAGGGACACAGAGAAAAGAGCAGAGCACTCTTCTCTGGAGCTAGTGGACCTCCTGGACCTAGAGGAGTGTTGTGAGGTGGAGAATGAAGTGAGCTG GTTATATGAGTCACCCAAGAAAGGGGCATCTGCCGAGAGAAGTGATGTGTCCCCTATAAAGTGGTGCAGACAGGTCCTGGACAACCCCAGCCCTGAAACAGAGGTGGCATGTCGCACACTAATTAATATCCTGGACCAAA AGACGAGATGGAGTAGTATCTTTAGCCGTCGCTACCACAGACGTCCTGTAGCCTTCCCTGACACTGGCCATCGCTGCATGGGCTCACCTTCCCCTCGGTACCAGAGATCAACTGACAGAAGTCAACAAACCAACAAACCTAACAGCTCAG ATGGCAATGATGCCATTTTACCACCATCAATGGACGAGAATGAGCCGAGTTTCTCAGATGACTCCATCACCATGGGCTACAGGCTGCAGGACCTCACTGATGTCCAGATCATGGCTCGCATGCAGGAAGAGA GTTTACGACAGGACTATGCCTCCATCCCTGCTGCCCCCACACCGTTCAGGGGTCCTGGTGCATCCATGCTGTCACCTTCTAATTATAGCTACAGTGATCTGGAGTTCGACAAGTATAGCCTGGAGGACACAGTCGCATACACACCGCCTCCCAGCCAGCTGCCCCACTACCGCCGTTCCCCATTGGGCCAGTCACCCAGAGAAATAGCCAAGCCTGGTTACAGCAGCCAGCTGCCAAGGCCTCCCAGTCAAGCGACTACTCAATCTAAGCTGTTTAAGATTGCAAAGAGCAGAA AGGGTCTGAGAAGCAGCATGTCCAACCAGGATTCACCCCCTCGCACCAGCCTCCGCTCTCTCCAGGCAGTCAGGAACAGCCGCAACCTGGAGGCCAACGGCCAGCTCCTCACAGACCACCCCACCTCCCGCCTCACCTACCCTGTAGCAGGTTCAACCAGATCTCCACCAG GTGAGTCTTCAGCCAGGCTTAGGAGTGGTGGCCGATCTTCATCTGTTTCTGCCAAAACCTTGAACTCCAGTGACCCCCCTGCAACTGGAGCAGCACGGCAATCCCTGAGAGAATCATTTCAGGCCTTGTCTATTAGAGGGCTGCCGAGAGCCCAGTCCCTCATCCCCTCTGGTTTGAGGATCCCCTGTCCCAGTAAGGACTTTTCAGTTGGAGGGTACCTATCAAGTCATGTCTATGCCTCCCCTGAGAGGTCGACTACCATGGCTTGGGGCAGACTGGGGCAGCCTGCCAATAACCATAAGTAA
- the LOC118390186 gene encoding SLAIN motif-containing protein-like isoform X2: protein MKQDIAALELVEVRKLHELVRRLEIQNESLTERRRNINTKNQALSGVLISCPSSPEEHLNCCDLPDPEPAEVNGGDGISPPPLESPRDTLVRQDGHVYDGCYTHLPHSDMLEETHRQGCIGSDELVVRDTEKRAEHSSLELVDLLDLEECCEVENEVSWLYESPKKGASAERSDVSPIKWCRQVLDNPSPETEVACRTLINILDQKTRWSSIFSRRYHRRPVAFPDTGHRCMGSPSPRYQRSTDRSQQTNKPNSSDGNDAILPPSMDENEPSFSDDSITMGYRLQDLTDVQIMARMQEESLRQDYASIPAAPTPFRGPGASMLSPSNYSYSDLEFDKYSLEDTVAYTPPPSQLPHYRRSPLGQSPREIAKPGYSSQLPRPPSQATTQSKLFKIAKSRKGLRSSMSNQDSPPRTSLRSLQAVRNSRNLEANGQLLTDHPTSRLTYPVAGSTRSPPGESSARLRSGGRSSSVSAKTLNSSDPPATGAARQSLRESFQALSIRGLPRAQSLIPSGLRIPCPSKDFSVGGYLSSHVYASPERSTTMAWGRLGQPANNHK, encoded by the exons ATGAAGCAGGACATTGCTGCACTGGAGCTGGTAGAAGTTCGAAAGTTACATGAATTAGTGCGGAGACTAGAAATTCAAAATGAATCTCTAACGGAGAGGCGAAGAAATATCAACACCAAAAACCAGGCTCTCTCTGGTGTGCTTATCAGCTGTCCCTCTTCACCGGAGGAACATCTAAATTGCTGTGATTTGCCAGACCCTGAACCAGCAGAGGTCAACGGTGGGGATGGTATATCTCCACCTCCTCTTGAAAGCCCCAGAGATACACTAGTGAGGCAGGATGGACACGTATATGATGGCTGTTATACACACTTGCCCCACAGTGACATGTTGGAAGAGACACACAGGCAGGGATGCATAGGGTCAGATGAGCTGGTGGTCAGGGACACAGAGAAAAGAGCAGAGCACTCTTCTCTGGAGCTAGTGGACCTCCTGGACCTAGAGGAGTGTTGTGAGGTGGAGAATGAAGTGAGCTG GTTATATGAGTCACCCAAGAAAGGGGCATCTGCCGAGAGAAGTGATGTGTCCCCTATAAAGTGGTGCAGACAGGTCCTGGACAACCCCAGCCCTGAAACAGAGGTGGCATGTCGCACACTAATTAATATCCTGGACCAAA AGACGAGATGGAGTAGTATCTTTAGCCGTCGCTACCACAGACGTCCTGTAGCCTTCCCTGACACTGGCCATCGCTGCATGGGCTCACCTTCCCCTCGGTACCAGAGATCAACTGACAGAAGTCAACAAACCAACAAACCTAACAGCTCAG ATGGCAATGATGCCATTTTACCACCATCAATGGACGAGAATGAGCCGAGTTTCTCAGATGACTCCATCACCATGGGCTACAGGCTGCAGGACCTCACTGATGTCCAGATCATGGCTCGCATGCAGGAAGAGA GTTTACGACAGGACTATGCCTCCATCCCTGCTGCCCCCACACCGTTCAGGGGTCCTGGTGCATCCATGCTGTCACCTTCTAATTATAGCTACAGTGATCTGGAGTTCGACAAGTATAGCCTGGAGGACACAGTCGCATACACACCGCCTCCCAGCCAGCTGCCCCACTACCGCCGTTCCCCATTGGGCCAGTCACCCAGAGAAATAGCCAAGCCTGGTTACAGCAGCCAGCTGCCAAGGCCTCCCAGTCAAGCGACTACTCAATCTAAGCTGTTTAAGATTGCAAAGAGCAGAA AGGGTCTGAGAAGCAGCATGTCCAACCAGGATTCACCCCCTCGCACCAGCCTCCGCTCTCTCCAGGCAGTCAGGAACAGCCGCAACCTGGAGGCCAACGGCCAGCTCCTCACAGACCACCCCACCTCCCGCCTCACCTACCCTGTAGCAGGTTCAACCAGATCTCCACCAG GTGAGTCTTCAGCCAGGCTTAGGAGTGGTGGCCGATCTTCATCTGTTTCTGCCAAAACCTTGAACTCCAGTGACCCCCCTGCAACTGGAGCAGCACGGCAATCCCTGAGAGAATCATTTCAGGCCTTGTCTATTAGAGGGCTGCCGAGAGCCCAGTCCCTCATCCCCTCTGGTTTGAGGATCCCCTGTCCCAGTAAGGACTTTTCAGTTGGAGGGTACCTATCAAGTCATGTCTATGCCTCCCCTGAGAGGTCGACTACCATGGCTTGGGGCAGACTGGGGCAGCCTGCCAATAACCATAAGTAA